The Flavobacterium praedii genome window below encodes:
- a CDS encoding Crp/Fnr family transcriptional regulator, with amino-acid sequence MEDKLLNYFSRIMSISKEEADAIAATMVIKKYEKGTVLLKEGQISTEAYFVLEGCVRQYFIVDAEEKTGNFFTEEQWVISLNSFSNNLPSNHYMACSTDCILVVGNREKEEDLYRRFPKLETVSRKVMEKVFTEQQEIMSSYTTDTPEQRYVKLLNSRPELFQIIPQYQIASYIGVKPESLSRIRKRIAQNNQNSSSY; translated from the coding sequence ATGGAAGACAAACTCTTAAATTATTTTTCTAGAATAATGTCTATTTCAAAGGAAGAAGCTGATGCTATTGCAGCCACTATGGTGATTAAAAAATATGAAAAAGGTACTGTATTACTTAAAGAGGGACAGATTTCAACAGAGGCTTATTTTGTTTTAGAAGGCTGTGTGAGGCAGTATTTTATTGTTGATGCAGAAGAAAAAACGGGTAATTTTTTCACCGAAGAACAATGGGTAATTTCTTTAAACAGTTTTAGTAATAACCTTCCTTCAAATCATTATATGGCTTGTTCTACAGACTGTATTCTTGTGGTTGGTAATAGAGAAAAAGAAGAAGATTTATACCGTCGATTTCCAAAACTAGAAACCGTTTCCAGAAAAGTAATGGAAAAAGTATTTACAGAACAACAGGAAATAATGTCATCTTATACCACTGATACTCCTGAACAACGTTACGTGAAACTCTTAAATTCAAGACCTGAATTATTTCAAATAATACCGCAATACCAAATTGCCAGTTATATAGGTGTCAAACCGGAATCATTGAGCAGAATAAGAAAGCGGATAGCTCAAAACAATCAAAATTCAAGTTCTTACTAA
- a CDS encoding alginate export family protein, whose protein sequence is MKNLIFIMTFLVSMTVSSIQAQNKISLMRYEDDFSLVKKDSVKKGFNQLKYIPIGKNNFISFGGELREQFQVYNSINFGDVPPTFQDISTNQLWHRLMVHSNIELGNHFRFFVQLNSTLRFLNDNPIVPEIDENQLSLHQAFAELKLTNWNFRLGYQEMYYGNHRLITVREGPNTRQAFDGLVVKHKFKNGAIDLFAVSKVVSKQYVFDDESMHDGLYGIYGTQYFSNHKMGMDYFVVDFQSKARKYNYVSGFENRQTYGLRLFSNYKKVNFEFEGGYQSGKFNDLNISAYSVLADVNMNVLPNKKGIIGFATNVASGDKNNGDNQLNTYNLIYAKPAYGLAIPIGATNIISLSPYIKINPIQKLNILAQVFFMSRNSNQDGTYSPGMIENRPRPTALFASDKKTLGKFYLLETNYQQTKNLSFAFDASYFDAGSYPKTTGKGKDVTYLSFKSTFKF, encoded by the coding sequence ATGAAAAATTTAATTTTTATAATGACTTTTTTGGTCTCAATGACAGTTTCATCAATACAGGCTCAAAATAAAATCAGCCTAATGCGCTATGAAGATGACTTTTCGCTGGTAAAAAAAGACAGTGTCAAAAAAGGGTTCAATCAACTAAAATATATTCCTATTGGAAAAAACAATTTTATTTCTTTTGGAGGTGAATTGCGCGAACAATTTCAGGTTTATAATAGTATTAACTTTGGAGATGTCCCTCCCACTTTTCAAGATATTTCAACCAATCAACTTTGGCACCGATTAATGGTGCATTCCAATATTGAATTAGGCAATCATTTTCGCTTTTTTGTGCAACTTAATAGTACGCTTCGCTTTTTGAATGACAACCCGATTGTTCCCGAAATCGACGAAAATCAATTAAGCCTTCATCAAGCTTTTGCAGAATTAAAATTGACCAATTGGAATTTCAGGTTAGGCTATCAAGAGATGTACTATGGCAATCATCGACTGATTACTGTTCGAGAAGGACCAAACACAAGACAGGCTTTTGACGGACTTGTCGTAAAACATAAATTCAAAAATGGTGCAATCGATTTATTTGCAGTTTCTAAAGTAGTTTCCAAACAATATGTTTTTGATGACGAAAGCATGCATGACGGATTATATGGAATATATGGAACGCAGTATTTTTCTAATCACAAAATGGGAATGGATTATTTTGTTGTTGATTTTCAATCCAAAGCTAGAAAGTATAATTATGTAAGCGGATTTGAAAACAGACAAACCTACGGCTTACGCCTATTTTCAAACTATAAGAAAGTCAATTTTGAATTCGAAGGCGGTTATCAATCAGGTAAGTTTAATGATTTAAATATAAGTGCCTATAGTGTTTTGGCTGATGTAAATATGAATGTATTGCCTAATAAAAAAGGAATAATTGGTTTTGCAACTAATGTAGCTTCAGGGGACAAAAACAATGGTGATAACCAATTAAATACCTACAATTTAATATATGCAAAACCTGCTTATGGTCTAGCAATTCCTATTGGTGCAACCAATATCATTAGTTTGTCACCTTACATTAAAATAAACCCTATCCAAAAACTAAACATTCTAGCACAAGTATTCTTTATGTCTAGAAATAGCAATCAAGACGGAACCTATTCGCCTGGAATGATAGAAAACAGACCAAGACCTACTGCTCTTTTTGCTTCAGACAAAAAAACACTGGGTAAATTCTATCTTTTGGAAACCAATTATCAACAAACAAAGAATCTTTCCTTCGCTTTTGATGCCTCTTATTTTGACGCTGGAAGTTATCCGAAAACCACCGGAAAAGGCAAAGATGTAACGTATCTATCTTTTAAATCCACATTCAAATTTTAG
- a CDS encoding alpha/beta hydrolase, whose protein sequence is MKHLIYLCFFILLAQGAIAQSQPDFTLGFADSIKSTVLNEQRQLLIYTSYANKKIKPSIKETYPVLYVLDGENHFRSVAAIVERIVNSGVCPPMIVVGISNTNRTRDLTPTASENNSDGLKNTGGGEKFISFLEKELMPYIESYYPTAPYKILMGHSLGGLMVMHTLIHHTDLFNAYIPIDAAIWWDDHKILKEAKVALEKNDYKNKIMFLAIANRMEKGIDTTAVQSDTSEKTELIRYNLELIHNIKQHPKNKLRFKYKYYENESHSTVTFIAAYDALRFLFDYYELPKYANYTTENPQLKALITDHYNTISKQMGYKVLPEKSLVNNFGYRALHEKQFALAKELFEMNVLNFPEDANLLDSFGDYYNTIGDTKNAIVWYQKTLAKKEISETREKLNSLIKNKK, encoded by the coding sequence ATGAAACATCTCATTTATCTTTGTTTTTTTATTCTTTTGGCTCAAGGAGCCATTGCACAATCGCAACCCGATTTTACACTGGGCTTTGCTGACAGTATAAAATCTACTGTTCTTAACGAGCAGCGTCAGTTATTAATTTACACTTCATATGCCAATAAAAAGATAAAACCTTCAATAAAGGAAACCTATCCTGTACTATATGTATTGGATGGTGAAAATCATTTCCGTTCTGTAGCTGCAATCGTGGAACGCATAGTAAACAGTGGCGTTTGTCCACCAATGATTGTCGTTGGCATATCAAATACGAATAGAACCAGAGATTTAACCCCTACAGCATCTGAAAATAATAGCGATGGGTTAAAAAACACGGGAGGTGGTGAAAAATTTATATCCTTTTTAGAAAAAGAATTGATGCCTTATATAGAATCGTACTACCCTACTGCACCCTATAAAATTCTTATGGGGCATTCACTGGGCGGATTAATGGTAATGCACACACTAATTCATCATACCGATTTATTTAACGCTTATATCCCCATTGATGCTGCTATTTGGTGGGATGATCATAAAATACTAAAAGAAGCTAAGGTCGCTCTTGAAAAAAACGATTATAAAAATAAAATAATGTTTTTAGCGATAGCTAATCGAATGGAAAAAGGAATAGACACTACAGCAGTTCAATCGGACACTTCTGAAAAAACAGAATTGATTCGCTATAATTTGGAGTTAATACATAACATAAAACAACATCCAAAGAATAAATTGCGCTTTAAGTATAAGTATTACGAAAATGAGAGTCATAGCACTGTTACATTTATTGCTGCATATGATGCACTTCGTTTTCTATTTGATTATTATGAACTCCCCAAGTATGCCAATTATACTACTGAGAACCCTCAATTAAAAGCACTAATTACAGACCATTATAATACGATTTCTAAACAAATGGGCTACAAAGTCCTGCCTGAAAAATCATTGGTAAACAACTTTGGATATCGTGCTCTACATGAAAAACAATTTGCATTAGCTAAAGAATTGTTTGAAATGAATGTTTTAAATTTTCCTGAAGATGCAAACCTACTGGATTCTTTTGGTGATTATTATAACACTATCGGCGACACAAAGAATGCTATTGTATGGTATCAAAAAACATTAGCAAAAAAAGAAATCAGTGAAACTAGAGAGAAACTAAATTCATTAATAAAAAATAAAAAATGA
- a CDS encoding class I SAM-dependent methyltransferase encodes MNTSWDNEYKNMWDERYKENEFVYGKEPNLFFKEWVQKFEPGTLLMPADGEGRNGVFAAKLGWKVTSTDLSEEGKSKAFALAKEKNVSLEYRVGDIEQLHFEAASFDAIGLIYAHFAAEKKSFLHKKLNEYVKPGGIIIFEAFSKLHLVYNERDPKVGGPKDFNMLFSTAEIAADFENYEILLLEEKEITLEEGKYHIGKGSVIRFVGRKK; translated from the coding sequence ATGAATACATCTTGGGATAATGAATATAAAAATATGTGGGACGAGCGTTACAAAGAAAACGAATTTGTGTACGGCAAAGAACCCAATCTATTTTTTAAAGAATGGGTTCAAAAATTTGAGCCTGGTACTCTATTAATGCCTGCTGATGGCGAGGGACGTAATGGTGTCTTTGCAGCAAAATTGGGTTGGAAAGTAACTTCAACTGATTTAAGTGAAGAGGGGAAATCAAAAGCATTTGCATTGGCCAAAGAAAAGAATGTCTCACTAGAATATAGAGTTGGTGATATCGAGCAACTTCATTTTGAAGCAGCATCATTTGATGCTATTGGACTAATCTATGCCCACTTTGCTGCAGAAAAGAAATCATTTTTGCACAAAAAATTAAATGAGTATGTCAAACCAGGAGGTATTATTATTTTCGAGGCTTTTAGTAAATTGCACTTAGTTTATAATGAACGTGATCCAAAAGTGGGAGGCCCCAAAGATTTTAATATGCTATTTTCTACTGCTGAAATAGCAGCCGACTTCGAAAATTATGAGATCCTACTATTAGAAGAAAAAGAAATCACATTAGAAGAAGGCAAATATCATATCGGAAAAGGTTCCGTGATTCGGTTTGTTGGAAGGAAAAAATAG
- a CDS encoding helix-turn-helix domain-containing protein yields METIPIRHIHEGPKEPNLSGSFSVRDIQNLLLEKDMVQELHRHDFYYILVLKKGSGSHEIDFKPYEVRNHTIFLMRPGQVHQLTLKTGSSGYLLQFKTDFFNSQNKLAQELLRKVSHINFCSIDSDGFNKLETILSYILKEYSEKQEGYQEVIKSNLSIFFIELVRHRQNKKMASKENNPYLQEQLEKFLELLETNITKNKQVSQYADMLNISTYQLNAITKTSLNKTPSELINEHIVLESKRQLLATSNQVNQIADQLGYDDISYFIRFFKKHTDYTPEAFRNNFK; encoded by the coding sequence ATGGAAACTATTCCAATAAGACATATTCATGAAGGCCCAAAAGAACCAAACTTGTCTGGAAGTTTTAGCGTAAGAGATATTCAAAACTTGCTATTGGAGAAAGATATGGTTCAAGAGCTGCATAGGCATGATTTTTACTATATACTGGTTTTAAAAAAAGGAAGTGGCTCTCATGAGATAGACTTTAAACCATATGAAGTTCGCAATCATACTATATTCCTGATGCGCCCGGGACAGGTACATCAACTTACTTTAAAAACGGGCAGTTCAGGGTATTTGCTTCAATTTAAAACAGATTTTTTTAACTCTCAAAACAAATTAGCACAGGAGCTTTTACGCAAGGTTAGTCACATCAACTTTTGTAGCATTGATAGTGATGGATTTAATAAGCTGGAGACTATTTTGTCTTATATATTAAAAGAGTACAGCGAAAAACAAGAAGGCTATCAAGAGGTTATTAAATCCAATTTGAGTATTTTCTTTATCGAATTAGTTAGACATCGTCAAAACAAAAAAATGGCGTCTAAAGAGAATAATCCCTATTTGCAGGAACAACTGGAGAAATTTCTAGAACTTTTAGAAACAAACATTACTAAAAACAAACAAGTATCTCAATATGCCGATATGCTGAATATCTCAACCTATCAACTGAATGCTATTACAAAGACATCGCTAAATAAAACACCTTCTGAACTTATTAATGAGCACATTGTTTTAGAATCAAAAAGACAACTTCTGGCAACATCCAATCAAGTGAACCAAATAGCGGATCAGCTTGGATATGATGATATTTCCTATTTCATACGTTTTTTTAAAAAACATACTGATTATACACCGGAAGCTTTCCGAAACAACTTTAAATAA
- a CDS encoding short chain dehydrogenase, with the protein MKIIIVGATGTMGTYLSSAFENEHEIIRVASQGGDFQVDITSPEEIEKFFQAVGPFDALISTAGPTFVGPWKKLNDETFRKGVEGKMMGQINLVLIGQHYINPKGSFTLITGALTEEPQINFANASAANGAVEAFVRGAAIELENGIRINAVSPTVIENSPHYFPYFPGEIPTTMKQLEFMFRKSVFGAGTGHIIKP; encoded by the coding sequence ATGAAAATTATCATCGTAGGTGCAACAGGCACTATGGGAACGTACTTATCAAGTGCATTTGAAAATGAACATGAAATCATCAGAGTAGCTTCTCAAGGAGGAGACTTTCAAGTGGACATTACTTCGCCTGAAGAAATTGAAAAATTCTTTCAAGCGGTAGGTCCATTTGACGCTCTTATTTCGACAGCTGGACCCACTTTTGTTGGACCATGGAAGAAATTAAATGACGAGACATTCCGAAAAGGGGTTGAAGGAAAAATGATGGGACAAATTAATTTGGTACTAATCGGACAACATTATATCAATCCTAAAGGGTCTTTTACTTTAATTACCGGTGCTTTGACAGAGGAACCGCAAATAAACTTCGCCAATGCATCAGCTGCCAACGGAGCAGTGGAAGCATTTGTTCGTGGAGCAGCCATTGAACTTGAAAATGGAATTCGTATTAATGCGGTTAGTCCAACAGTGATTGAAAATTCTCCTCATTATTTTCCATATTTCCCAGGAGAAATTCCAACTACTATGAAACAACTGGAGTTTATGTTCCGCAAAAGTGTTTTCGGAGCTGGTACAGGGCATATCATTAAACCGTAA
- a CDS encoding NAD(P)-dependent alcohol dehydrogenase, which yields MKAIVYTQYGSPEVLELKDVEKPIPKDNEILIRIRATAVNSGDVRLRKADPFAVRLFFGLFKPKTSILGSVFSGEIESIGSSVQHFKVGDEVFGHTDMSFGTYASYKCFPEDGSIALKPNTITHQEVAVIPFGGTTALHFLKKASVQKDQKVLVFGASGAVGTAAVQLAKYFGANVTGVCSTANIDLVKSLGADKVIDYSKEDFTKNGETYDLIFDSVNKMSISDSLDSLKIYGTLILSAAGLSETLQGSWISMTNSRKIKVMTGIISHKAEDINFLKTLIEAGQLKPVIDRTYSLEQMAEAHTYVEKGHKKGNIAIEIH from the coding sequence ATGAAAGCAATAGTTTACACACAATATGGTTCTCCAGAAGTTCTTGAATTGAAAGATGTCGAAAAACCAATTCCAAAGGACAATGAAATTCTGATACGAATTAGGGCAACAGCAGTCAATTCGGGTGATGTGAGATTGCGAAAAGCAGATCCTTTTGCCGTTCGATTATTTTTTGGACTTTTTAAACCAAAAACAAGCATACTTGGTAGTGTTTTTTCAGGTGAAATTGAAAGTATCGGTTCAAGTGTGCAACATTTTAAAGTTGGTGATGAAGTTTTTGGCCATACCGATATGAGTTTTGGCACGTATGCCTCCTATAAATGTTTTCCAGAAGATGGTTCTATAGCATTAAAACCTAATACTATTACACATCAAGAAGTAGCGGTAATTCCATTTGGAGGAACAACAGCTTTGCATTTTTTGAAAAAAGCTTCTGTTCAAAAAGATCAAAAAGTGCTTGTTTTTGGTGCTTCAGGAGCCGTTGGGACTGCTGCTGTTCAACTGGCAAAATATTTTGGAGCAAATGTCACAGGAGTTTGCAGCACTGCCAATATTGATTTAGTGAAATCATTAGGAGCAGATAAAGTAATTGATTATTCCAAAGAGGATTTTACTAAAAATGGAGAAACTTATGATTTGATTTTTGATTCGGTAAATAAAATGTCTATTTCAGATAGTTTGGACTCTCTGAAAATTTATGGAACCTTGATTTTAAGTGCAGCAGGATTATCGGAAACTTTACAAGGTTCATGGATATCAATGACTAATAGCAGAAAGATAAAAGTTATGACTGGTATAATTAGCCATAAAGCGGAGGATATCAATTTTCTTAAAACGCTTATTGAGGCTGGTCAATTAAAACCGGTTATTGATCGAACGTATTCATTAGAACAAATGGCAGAAGCACATACTTATGTTGAAAAAGGGCATAAAAAAGGGAATATAGCAATCGAGATTCATTAA
- a CDS encoding sensor histidine kinase, whose product MKKSIVILLHIGFWFCYLLLIGILLAVFYRSSNPAIDQTERILNAFKSLFLFAFLPSFLTFYGCYLILFTKYLQQKKFLLSFFFGILISIAASTIAYILMRYLIESGQLIDMDKGGVNGRSTAVRTILFMSFIASIAGLAAFILKGFITWVKEIKLKEELKQKNHETEMALIKSQLDPHFLFNTLNNIDVLILKDATVASNYLNKLSDILRFMLYETKTDEILLKKEIEYIEKYIELQKIRTANANYVSFEVLGNPASITIAPMVFIPFIENAFKHSTNKKIDNAITVQLFINEENIQFVCENKFDPNRKIIQESNGLGNDLIQKRLHLIYPEHHLLELDKQINLYSVKLTIKNG is encoded by the coding sequence ATGAAAAAATCAATCGTTATTTTGTTGCATATTGGTTTTTGGTTTTGCTATTTACTGTTAATAGGAATCCTATTAGCCGTCTTTTACAGAAGTAGTAATCCTGCAATAGATCAAACAGAACGAATATTAAATGCATTCAAATCCCTTTTTCTGTTTGCTTTTCTCCCCTCGTTTCTAACATTTTATGGTTGCTATTTAATACTATTTACAAAATACTTACAACAAAAAAAGTTTCTACTTTCCTTTTTTTTCGGCATACTAATTTCAATTGCTGCTTCGACAATAGCCTATATCCTGATGCGCTATTTAATAGAATCAGGACAACTTATTGACATGGATAAAGGAGGCGTAAATGGAAGGTCTACTGCTGTTCGAACAATATTATTTATGAGCTTTATTGCTTCAATAGCTGGTTTAGCAGCATTCATTCTTAAAGGTTTTATTACTTGGGTAAAAGAAATAAAATTGAAAGAAGAGTTGAAACAAAAAAATCATGAAACAGAAATGGCTTTGATCAAATCCCAATTGGATCCCCATTTTCTATTTAATACACTGAATAATATCGATGTGTTAATTTTAAAAGATGCGACAGTGGCTTCCAATTATTTAAATAAGCTATCGGATATCTTGCGTTTTATGCTCTACGAAACGAAAACAGATGAAATTTTGCTTAAAAAAGAGATTGAATACATAGAGAAATACATAGAATTGCAAAAAATAAGAACGGCAAATGCAAATTATGTAAGCTTTGAGGTACTAGGTAATCCGGCCAGTATAACAATAGCACCAATGGTTTTTATTCCATTTATTGAAAATGCCTTTAAGCACAGTACCAATAAGAAAATAGACAATGCCATTACTGTTCAGCTATTTATTAATGAAGAAAATATCCAGTTTGTATGTGAAAACAAGTTCGATCCCAATCGAAAAATAATACAAGAAAGCAACGGTTTAGGCAATGATCTTATTCAGAAACGGCTACATTTGATATATCCAGAGCACCATCTGTTGGAATTAGACAAACAAATTAATCTTTACAGCGTAAAATTAACAATCAAAAATGGATAG
- a CDS encoding C1 family peptidase, with product MKIKISITITLLCIGMIINGQNKKETSLEGSWMGKTNTKDLSMSELVLFRFELKKKAIKGYMDFPDKRLKDISLDKVWSVKDSVFADARKSLGWPETAPLIFKGVMMPGDSVIDGVWGGSTPLQLSRTNYVFKLKTNTNPQVAGYKIIKLIETTPLKDQQATGDCWSFATTSFIETEAIRLGKKPVVLTPMFFVRPTYINKAENYIRRNGSSFFGEGDLTFSVLKAYREFGAIPENVYSGKLDSDAKHDHADMNNALMEKVKFYKNSHGDLTPEIYRRDMDEILTQTLGKIPDTFVYDGKQFTAKSFAKERIGINPDDYVEITSFNHHPFYSKFALEIEANWNNNYYLNLPIDDFSTVIDDALMHNYSVCWDGDIYEGFNDGFAVLGETKIITQQIRQAAFDNRTTEDIHNMHIIGIAENEKGNRFYIVKNSGDAKDCGGYLYMSKEYLLLKTISVMINKNAVPKEIMKKVKKNSQTF from the coding sequence ATGAAAATAAAAATTTCAATTACAATTACCCTATTATGTATCGGAATGATAATCAATGGGCAGAATAAAAAGGAAACTTCACTAGAAGGTTCTTGGATGGGGAAAACAAATACCAAAGACTTATCAATGTCAGAACTAGTTCTATTTAGATTTGAATTGAAAAAAAAGGCAATCAAAGGCTATATGGATTTTCCGGATAAAAGATTAAAAGACATCTCACTAGATAAAGTTTGGAGCGTTAAGGATAGCGTATTTGCAGATGCAAGAAAGTCACTAGGATGGCCTGAGACGGCTCCATTAATTTTCAAAGGAGTAATGATGCCAGGAGACTCCGTTATAGACGGTGTCTGGGGTGGCAGTACACCTTTACAATTAAGCCGAACAAACTATGTATTTAAACTCAAAACAAATACAAACCCCCAAGTAGCAGGTTATAAAATAATTAAATTAATTGAAACCACCCCTCTTAAAGACCAGCAAGCAACTGGTGATTGCTGGAGTTTTGCCACCACTTCCTTTATTGAAACAGAAGCCATAAGACTAGGAAAAAAGCCAGTAGTACTCACTCCAATGTTTTTTGTTAGACCTACTTATATCAATAAAGCAGAGAATTATATAAGAAGGAATGGAAGTAGTTTTTTTGGCGAAGGTGATTTAACTTTTAGTGTACTGAAAGCATACAGAGAATTCGGTGCCATTCCTGAAAATGTCTATTCTGGAAAATTGGATTCGGATGCTAAACACGATCATGCGGACATGAATAATGCATTAATGGAGAAAGTTAAATTCTATAAAAACTCACATGGAGATCTGACACCTGAGATTTACAGAAGAGACATGGATGAAATACTGACACAAACTTTGGGAAAAATTCCTGATACTTTTGTTTACGATGGCAAACAATTTACAGCTAAATCTTTTGCAAAAGAAAGGATTGGAATCAATCCAGATGATTATGTAGAAATTACCTCTTTCAACCACCATCCATTTTATTCAAAATTTGCATTGGAGATTGAGGCTAACTGGAATAACAATTACTATTTAAATCTACCAATCGATGATTTCAGTACTGTAATTGATGATGCCCTAATGCATAATTATTCCGTTTGTTGGGATGGGGATATATATGAAGGTTTTAACGATGGATTTGCAGTTCTGGGTGAAACTAAAATTATTACGCAACAGATTAGACAGGCAGCATTTGATAATCGCACCACTGAAGACATCCATAATATGCACATTATTGGTATTGCAGAGAACGAAAAAGGCAATAGATTTTATATTGTTAAAAATTCAGGCGATGCAAAGGATTGCGGAGGATATCTTTATATGTCCAAAGAATATTTACTTTTAAAAACAATTTCGGTGATGATCAATAAAAATGCTGTCCCAAAGGAAATTATGAAAAAAGTAAAAAAAAACAGTCAAACTTTTTAA
- a CDS encoding NAD(P)/FAD-dependent oxidoreductase, with product MKNITKFDVIIVGGSYSGLAAGMALGRALKQVLIIDSGKPCNAPTPHSHNFLTQDGKTPGEIATLAKQQVEMYDTVSFFDGLATNGSKTDNGFEIQVASGELFQADQLIFATGIKDEMPKIEGFSDCWGISMLHCPYCHGYEVRNQKTGILGNGEHGNELAKLISNWTNDLTLYTNGKSTLTEEQTEKLKKHQIKIVDTEIEKLEHNNGYLKNIIFKDGTKAEVKAMYSRNSFEQHCTIPESLGCELNDEGYIKVNPFQETTIDGVFACGDNTTRMRSVANSVAMGTAAGMMASKKMILEQF from the coding sequence ATGAAAAATATTACAAAATTCGATGTAATTATAGTTGGAGGCAGTTATTCAGGCCTTGCTGCTGGTATGGCTTTAGGCCGAGCTTTGAAACAAGTTTTAATTATTGATAGTGGTAAACCTTGTAATGCGCCAACACCCCATTCCCATAATTTCCTTACCCAAGATGGAAAAACTCCAGGAGAAATTGCAACTCTCGCCAAACAACAAGTCGAAATGTATGATACCGTTTCGTTTTTTGATGGTTTGGCAACAAATGGAAGCAAAACGGATAATGGATTTGAAATTCAAGTGGCTTCTGGAGAACTATTTCAAGCAGATCAATTAATTTTTGCAACAGGTATAAAAGATGAAATGCCAAAAATTGAAGGGTTTTCAGATTGTTGGGGAATATCAATGTTGCACTGTCCCTATTGCCATGGATACGAAGTCCGAAATCAAAAAACGGGTATACTAGGCAATGGTGAACACGGCAATGAATTAGCCAAGTTGATTTCAAATTGGACAAATGATTTAACGTTATATACCAATGGGAAATCAACTTTGACCGAGGAGCAAACAGAAAAGCTGAAGAAACATCAAATAAAAATAGTTGATACAGAAATTGAAAAATTGGAACACAATAATGGTTACCTTAAAAATATCATTTTCAAAGACGGAACAAAAGCAGAAGTCAAGGCTATGTATTCCCGCAACTCATTTGAACAACATTGCACTATTCCTGAATCTTTGGGTTGTGAATTAAATGACGAAGGCTATATCAAAGTAAATCCTTTTCAAGAAACTACTATCGATGGCGTTTTTGCCTGCGGTGACAATACAACACGTATGCGTTCAGTCGCAAATTCTGTAGCAATGGGAACAGCTGCAGGTATGATGGCTAGTAAAAAAATGATTTTAGAACAATTTTAA